One window of Candidatus Hydrogenedens sp. genomic DNA carries:
- the ybeY gene encoding rRNA maturation RNase YbeY, producing MIHIKTVNLSLYKKVYSPIRLKKIAEKILDGEGFEKKDYELSLVFCDDEFIKNLNRIYRKKNKPTDVLSFSVPKNFPSGEVQFLGEIVISLETVFNKYLDNPEKAKQEIYLLFCHAFLHLLGYVHDTVPQRKEMMEKQAKYLDIDIKSAWIKYPQKIEKKGR from the coding sequence ATGATTCATATTAAAACAGTAAACCTGTCTTTGTATAAGAAAGTCTATAGTCCGATACGATTGAAAAAGATTGCAGAGAAAATTTTGGATGGAGAAGGCTTTGAGAAAAAGGATTATGAATTGAGCCTTGTGTTTTGTGATGATGAATTTATTAAAAACCTTAATAGAATATATCGCAAAAAGAATAAACCTACAGATGTCCTTTCCTTCTCTGTACCTAAAAATTTTCCTTCTGGAGAGGTTCAATTTCTCGGTGAAATTGTTATCTCTCTCGAAACTGTTTTTAATAAATATTTAGATAATCCTGAAAAAGCAAAGCAGGAAATATATTTGCTATTTTGTCATGCTTTTTTGCACCTATTGGGTTATGTCCATGATACCGTTCCACAACGGAAAGAGATGATGGAAAAACAGGCAAAGTATCTGGATATTGATATAAAATCTGCATGGATTAAATATCCCCAAAAAATAGAAAAAAAAGGAAGATAA
- a CDS encoding hemolysin family protein, with the protein MDIDRKNYKKKKTNKVFRIEGICRFKYLLYLLLFSLTLFFLFLYQNVSYAVQVNLQEKLADYFPLHILILALCLLCASAFFSATEMAFFAIRGTQLKSMQKSSYFRDKLIARLMESPSDLLTSILMGNAIVNIGLSIAFGSRLEEYIITQLLPTSIASPLISYTLACLASTFILIFGGEVTPKLLASRYVESYARSVVILVYIIHTLFTPIRQLLLSSIGFTFRITRFSSIPPSPWVTDDELKILVQEEGLSDVIAEDERKMIRGILEFRDEPVKRILVPRIEIIAIPDDATVEEAWEIFCEHEYSRMPIYHENLDHIVGILYAKDLLDYVERKLWKQPIKPIGRKAHFIPDTMAISESIKTAQKLNTHLAIVVDEYGGTAGLVTLHDALSAVVGEISDDESEEEILYTKISEDEYLLDGKMPISDLEELIHVSLDDPEHTTIAGYLLKQNENLMKQGDILLVGSLQFTVEKMDGKRIARVRLKMEKPQETSVEEENGGGEGK; encoded by the coding sequence ATGGATATAGACAGAAAAAACTACAAAAAAAAGAAGACGAACAAAGTATTTCGTATAGAGGGTATCTGTAGATTTAAATATTTATTATATCTACTCCTATTTAGTCTTACATTGTTTTTCTTATTCCTGTATCAAAATGTAAGTTATGCCGTTCAAGTTAATTTACAAGAAAAATTAGCAGACTATTTCCCATTACACATCTTGATACTTGCTTTATGTCTGCTTTGTGCTTCTGCGTTCTTTTCTGCTACGGAGATGGCTTTCTTTGCTATTCGAGGAACGCAATTAAAATCTATGCAGAAGAGCTCCTATTTTCGTGATAAATTAATTGCTCGATTAATGGAATCCCCTTCGGATTTGCTTACCTCGATTCTGATGGGAAATGCCATTGTGAATATTGGGTTAAGTATTGCTTTTGGGAGTCGTTTAGAGGAATATATCATTACCCAGTTGTTGCCTACTTCAATAGCCTCACCGTTGATTTCCTATACGCTGGCTTGTCTTGCTTCTACTTTTATACTTATTTTTGGAGGAGAGGTAACCCCTAAATTGTTGGCCTCGCGGTATGTGGAAAGTTATGCCCGTTCTGTGGTTATTCTTGTGTATATCATTCATACATTGTTTACGCCCATTCGTCAATTACTGCTTTCATCTATTGGTTTTACTTTCCGTATTACCCGATTTAGTTCTATTCCTCCATCTCCATGGGTTACGGACGACGAGTTAAAGATTCTGGTTCAAGAGGAAGGGTTATCGGATGTTATTGCAGAAGATGAACGAAAGATGATACGGGGAATATTGGAGTTTCGTGATGAGCCGGTAAAAAGGATACTTGTACCAAGAATAGAAATTATAGCTATTCCGGATGATGCAACTGTTGAAGAGGCATGGGAAATCTTTTGTGAGCATGAATATTCTCGAATGCCTATCTATCACGAAAATCTGGACCATATCGTAGGTATTCTGTATGCAAAAGATTTGTTGGATTATGTAGAGAGAAAATTGTGGAAACAACCTATCAAACCGATAGGAAGAAAAGCCCATTTCATTCCGGATACGATGGCTATTTCTGAATCTATCAAGACAGCACAAAAATTGAATACACACCTTGCTATTGTGGTAGATGAATACGGTGGAACAGCAGGTCTGGTTACCTTGCATGATGCTTTGAGTGCTGTTGTTGGAGAAATATCGGATGATGAAAGTGAGGAAGAGATTTTATACACGAAAATTAGTGAAGATGAATACCTGTTAGATGGGAAAATGCCTATATCTGATTTGGAGGAATTAATACATGTTTCTCTGGATGACCCGGAACACACGACTATTGCTGGATATTTGTTGAAACAAAATGAGAATCTGATGAAACAGGGAGATATACTTCTTGTAGGTTCTTTACAATTTACAGTAGAAAAAATGGATGGAAAACGAATCGCTCGGGTAAGATTAAAAATGGAGAAACCCCAAGAAACTTCTGTTGAAGAAGAAAATGGAGGAGGAGAAGGGAAATGA
- a CDS encoding hemolysin family protein, producing the protein MSPSPLELFILFIGGVLFAAFFAGYETGFISLNPIRVKNLSEKGNSRRAYILLQYLHSPDQLLIVLLLGTNFSIVIASIALTELIGEPFLSLLIATGVILYFGEILPKTIFRVHSNALCHFFVPVIVVFDFLFKPLSIPIVWFYSKTLGSNHWFVSLKSLMRSPEDMKRLVEQGTEHGGIHEEERDLIHSVFDLQQKVAKEIMVPRIDICAVANDASRDEVIKVFRETRYTRIPVYEENIDHIIGIIKAFDLIKDRDRENQDIRRFLRPVLFITDATPLDEILKQMRQQHQTMAIVVDEYGGTAGLITLEDILEEIFGEIRDEHDQEELPVRQMGPGDYIVRARTSLEEFREMTGIDLVDEEVETIGGWLIKTAQRIPQKGEVLMAGPFRITILDGKPNLITLMRMESKQDAMSLRQSK; encoded by the coding sequence ATGAGTCCATCACCCTTAGAATTATTTATCCTATTTATAGGTGGAGTTCTTTTTGCCGCCTTTTTTGCGGGATATGAAACGGGATTTATTTCGTTAAATCCTATACGCGTTAAAAATCTGTCTGAAAAAGGTAATTCGCGAAGAGCTTATATATTACTTCAGTATCTACATAGTCCTGACCAATTACTTATTGTGTTGTTATTAGGAACTAATTTTTCGATTGTTATCGCATCCATTGCCCTAACAGAATTAATAGGGGAACCCTTTCTATCTTTGTTAATTGCGACAGGTGTAATTTTATATTTTGGAGAAATATTGCCGAAGACCATTTTCCGTGTTCATTCCAATGCCTTATGTCATTTCTTTGTTCCTGTGATTGTAGTTTTTGATTTTCTGTTCAAACCTCTTTCTATCCCGATTGTGTGGTTTTATTCAAAAACTTTGGGTTCCAATCATTGGTTTGTTTCGCTCAAATCGCTCATGCGTTCTCCTGAAGATATGAAGAGACTGGTAGAACAAGGGACAGAACATGGAGGTATTCATGAAGAAGAACGGGACCTAATTCATTCCGTTTTCGATTTGCAACAGAAAGTAGCCAAGGAAATTATGGTTCCCCGTATTGATATTTGTGCCGTAGCAAACGATGCCAGTCGTGATGAGGTAATAAAAGTATTTCGTGAAACTCGTTATACGCGTATACCGGTTTATGAAGAAAACATAGACCATATTATAGGAATTATAAAAGCATTTGACTTGATTAAAGATAGAGATAGGGAAAATCAAGATATAAGGCGTTTTCTTCGTCCGGTTTTGTTTATTACTGATGCTACACCGCTGGATGAAATTCTTAAGCAGATGAGGCAACAACATCAGACCATGGCGATAGTAGTAGATGAATATGGTGGAACTGCAGGGCTGATTACACTCGAAGATATTTTGGAAGAAATTTTTGGAGAAATTCGCGATGAACATGACCAGGAGGAACTGCCTGTCCGACAAATGGGTCCTGGTGATTATATAGTTCGGGCTCGGACCTCCCTTGAAGAATTTCGGGAAATGACAGGTATAGATTTAGTTGATGAGGAAGTAGAAACAATCGGGGGATGGTTAATAAAAACCGCTCAGAGAATACCCCAGAAGGGAGAAGTGCTTATGGCAGGACCTTTCCGCATTACAATACTTGATGGAAAACCCAATCTCATAACATTGATGCGAATGGAATCGAAACAAGACGCAATGTCTTTAAGACAATCTAAATAA
- the floA gene encoding flotillin-like protein FloA (flotillin-like protein involved in membrane lipid rafts): MFNPIIAVFLLIVVVIALIFVAVVVSFFRLWIRAALSKAHVSIWSLIGMTLRKVNPQVIVDSRIMAVKAGLNITTDELETHYLAGGNVLRVVQALIAANKANIPLTFQKATAIDLAGRDVLEAVKTSVRPKVIDCPDPTKGPPTVAAVAMDGIQLKAKARVTVRTNIERLVGGASEETIIARVGEGIVTTIGSAPTHKKVLENPDSISKTVLARGLDAGTAFEILSIDIADVDVGENIGAQLQIAQAEADKQIAQARAEERRAMALAREAEMQALVVEMRSKVVEAEAEIPKAIAEAFRSGNLGIMDYYRMKNILADTDMRDAISKLAPSQSPTQPKGPEKPAPQS, translated from the coding sequence ATGTTTAATCCGATAATTGCTGTGTTTTTACTTATTGTAGTGGTAATTGCCCTTATTTTTGTGGCAGTAGTGGTATCTTTCTTCCGCTTATGGATACGAGCCGCATTATCAAAAGCACATGTGTCCATCTGGAGTTTAATTGGTATGACTTTACGAAAGGTCAATCCACAGGTTATTGTGGATAGCCGCATCATGGCTGTAAAAGCTGGGCTAAATATAACCACAGATGAACTCGAAACGCATTATCTTGCTGGCGGAAATGTTCTCCGTGTCGTTCAGGCTCTTATTGCGGCCAATAAAGCCAATATACCATTAACTTTCCAGAAAGCAACCGCTATAGACCTTGCAGGTCGCGATGTTCTGGAAGCCGTAAAGACTTCCGTCCGCCCCAAAGTAATTGATTGTCCTGACCCCACAAAAGGACCTCCTACCGTTGCCGCCGTGGCTATGGACGGAATTCAATTAAAAGCCAAAGCCCGTGTTACTGTTCGTACCAATATTGAAAGATTGGTCGGCGGTGCTTCCGAAGAAACCATTATCGCTCGTGTCGGTGAAGGTATTGTTACGACCATTGGTTCCGCACCTACTCATAAAAAAGTACTTGAAAATCCCGATTCTATATCAAAAACAGTCCTTGCTCGTGGATTAGATGCAGGAACTGCATTTGAAATTCTATCCATTGATATTGCAGATGTAGATGTAGGTGAGAATATTGGAGCACAACTTCAAATCGCACAAGCAGAAGCGGATAAACAAATTGCTCAGGCACGAGCCGAAGAAAGAAGGGCTATGGCTTTAGCACGCGAAGCGGAAATGCAAGCTTTAGTTGTAGAGATGCGTTCAAAAGTTGTCGAAGCAGAAGCAGAAATTCCCAAAGCCATTGCAGAAGCATTTCGAAGTGGAAATCTCGGTATTATGGACTATTATCGTATGAAAAACATTCTCGCCGATACCGATATGAGAGATGCTATTTCCAAATTAGCCCCTTCTCAATCACCGACGCAACCCAAAGGTCCTGAAAAACCTGCTCCTCAATCCTGA
- a CDS encoding NfeD family protein has protein sequence MIWWVLLLFLSGVILILAEFIVPGGICGTFGFFMLLASTALGGYYYPDYLIYIIIFEFLGFVGSIGAGFYLITKTSAGQKLVMSESQTVDKGYVSIQFDPSLVGKTGKVISPLRPAGIIEVEGKRVDAVSSGMFIELGTIVKIIDIQGPRIVVEEYKDTENL, from the coding sequence ATGATATGGTGGGTTCTCTTATTATTTCTAAGTGGTGTCATTTTAATTCTGGCAGAGTTTATTGTTCCCGGTGGAATTTGTGGAACATTCGGATTTTTTATGTTATTGGCAAGCACAGCCCTCGGAGGATATTATTACCCGGATTATTTGATATACATCATTATTTTTGAATTTTTAGGTTTTGTCGGCTCTATTGGTGCAGGATTCTATTTAATAACAAAAACTTCAGCAGGGCAAAAATTAGTAATGTCCGAAAGCCAAACTGTGGATAAAGGTTATGTGAGTATTCAATTTGACCCTTCGCTGGTTGGAAAAACAGGAAAGGTAATTTCACCTTTAAGACCTGCAGGCATTATAGAGGTAGAAGGGAAAAGAGTAGATGCCGTATCTTCAGGTATGTTTATTGAGTTAGGAACTATTGTTAAAATCATTGATATACAAGGTCCGCGTATCGTCGTTGAAGAATATAAAGATACTGAAAATCTATAA
- a CDS encoding NfeD family protein: MSNRRENIFIKYYNKRINIPVYILLVLIFLAITLGAKSEKENQPFVVICPATGMVDDGMKVIIKRAISIANKGAKGFILEVDTPGGLVDAAVDITNLLLEAQCPTVAYIHGMGAISAGALISYACKHIVMAPGSNIGASAPIIMGEAQPSEEFNEKTKSYLRSRYRSLAEVNGHDPLLAEAMVDSKIEVWGIHTPTNTFQFFRTEEEAKSALQKYNINNNSDGNSQTQKSPNPNDIVRLPDFIIFASYKPFHSNTGERYNITNTDDASQKSLPSPSPNIKKICKEGELLTLTSKEALDYGLACTSVENMDELLKYFHWENCERIQIEPTWGERLFKFLVNPIVAGLLLLLGIGGLYMEMKTPGFGLPGTIGLICLVLFFGAHLVIGLANWADLLLLITGLILLGIEIFIIPGFGFTGIAGLICIIFGIYLSLTRVAVPEYPWDFARLNQAGQTLTITLISFLILAWLLWKYLPNSQYFQRLMLSHAENTETGYVVQSTNDMQKWINSVGITETVLRPAGKGRFKGISLDVVSVGDYIEAGTKVRIIEVQGNRYVVIPEKEDKEVKS, encoded by the coding sequence ATGTCTAATCGAAGAGAAAATATTTTTATAAAGTATTACAACAAAAGAATAAATATCCCTGTTTATATATTACTCGTTCTTATTTTTTTAGCGATTACTTTAGGTGCCAAGTCTGAGAAAGAGAATCAACCTTTTGTTGTTATCTGTCCTGCTACGGGGATGGTTGACGATGGGATGAAGGTCATCATTAAAAGGGCCATATCCATAGCCAATAAAGGGGCAAAAGGTTTTATATTAGAGGTAGATACCCCCGGTGGTCTTGTGGATGCTGCTGTAGACATAACGAACCTATTGCTGGAAGCCCAATGCCCAACTGTAGCGTATATCCATGGGATGGGTGCTATTTCTGCTGGAGCATTGATTTCTTACGCATGTAAACACATCGTTATGGCACCGGGTTCTAATATCGGGGCTTCTGCTCCTATTATTATGGGAGAAGCCCAACCTTCGGAAGAATTTAACGAAAAAACGAAATCCTATCTCCGTTCCCGTTATCGTTCGCTGGCGGAAGTAAATGGACATGACCCTCTTCTGGCAGAAGCAATGGTAGATTCAAAAATAGAGGTGTGGGGCATACACACTCCGACAAACACCTTCCAATTCTTCCGCACCGAAGAAGAAGCAAAATCGGCTCTGCAAAAATATAATATCAACAACAACTCCGATGGTAATTCACAAACACAAAAGTCGCCTAATCCAAATGACATAGTTAGATTACCTGACTTCATCATTTTTGCTTCCTATAAACCTTTCCATTCAAATACAGGGGAAAGATATAATATTACAAATACAGATGACGCCTCTCAAAAATCTCTGCCTTCCCCTTCCCCAAATATCAAAAAAATCTGCAAAGAAGGAGAACTGCTTACTCTAACATCCAAGGAAGCCTTAGACTATGGACTTGCCTGCACCTCTGTTGAAAATATGGATGAATTGCTCAAATACTTCCACTGGGAAAATTGTGAAAGAATTCAGATTGAGCCGACATGGGGAGAACGATTATTCAAATTTTTAGTAAACCCTATCGTAGCAGGATTATTGCTTTTGCTGGGAATAGGGGGTTTATATATGGAAATGAAAACTCCGGGATTTGGACTACCTGGCACCATTGGTCTTATATGTTTGGTTTTATTTTTTGGAGCACATCTTGTTATCGGTCTTGCTAACTGGGCTGACCTTTTATTACTTATTACAGGTCTAATTCTTTTAGGTATAGAAATTTTCATAATCCCTGGCTTCGGGTTTACCGGAATAGCCGGTTTAATCTGCATTATCTTTGGGATATATCTTTCCCTAACCCGAGTAGCCGTACCGGAATATCCATGGGACTTCGCTCGTCTCAATCAAGCAGGACAAACCCTTACCATTACTCTTATTTCCTTTCTCATATTAGCCTGGTTACTATGGAAATACCTTCCGAATTCCCAGTATTTTCAAAGACTCATGTTATCACATGCAGAAAACACAGAAACGGGATATGTTGTTCAAAGCACTAACGACATGCAAAAATGGATTAATTCCGTAGGGATAACAGAAACTGTCTTGCGTCCCGCAGGAAAAGGGAGGTTTAAAGGAATTTCGTTGGATGTGGTATCCGTAGGTGATTATATTGAAGCAGGGACTAAAGTTCGTATTATCGAGGTTCAGGGAAATAGATATGTCGTTATACCCGAAAAAGAAGATAAGGAAGTAAAATCATGA
- a CDS encoding 2Fe-2S iron-sulfur cluster-binding protein: protein MAKIIGYGNEQELPDGSPIIHACEKLGVPFGCRAGQCGTCIITIEDGMENLEPKNFLEEDMGLADNQRLACQTRIRSGIVVISW, encoded by the coding sequence ATGGCAAAAATTATAGGTTACGGTAATGAACAAGAATTGCCCGACGGTTCGCCTATAATTCACGCATGTGAAAAATTAGGTGTCCCTTTTGGTTGTCGTGCAGGACAGTGTGGAACATGTATTATTACTATTGAAGACGGGATGGAAAACTTAGAACCCAAAAACTTTTTAGAAGAGGATATGGGATTAGCCGATAACCAACGATTAGCATGCCAGACTCGAATTCGTTCTGGCATAGTAGTCATCAGTTGGTAA
- a CDS encoding radical SAM protein, giving the protein MNKEPEEAYRGFEQGPIRPPSEAFSLLIRITRNCPWNRCAFCPVYKGSHFSIRPLEHVLRDIEQIARSISLIHLRFGGEIYAIDEMTLNRVLQDMGIDLQAFISAVNWYATGMRSVFLQDANSLVLPTEKLLLVLNKLTQCFPSIQRITSYARSQTIYKKSLEEMKQLREQGLNRIHIGLESGSDKVLKFMKKGVTKEQHIEAGQKVMNAGIELSEYYMPGLGGKELWEEHAIETADALNKINPTFIRLRTLAIPSNTPLYEEWKSGNFKKCTDEEIVHELLCFIEHLDGITSIIKSDHILNLLPELEGRFPEDKGKMITILNEFLNLPSHEKLIFQVGRRMGLFDNLSERMDIKKRAVVERVIKQYDISNENIEDIINQFMSRML; this is encoded by the coding sequence ATGAATAAAGAACCGGAAGAAGCATATCGAGGTTTTGAACAAGGACCTATTCGTCCTCCGAGTGAGGCATTTAGTTTGCTTATCCGTATAACGAGAAATTGTCCATGGAATCGGTGTGCGTTTTGTCCTGTTTATAAAGGGAGCCATTTTTCAATTCGTCCTTTGGAGCATGTTTTGAGAGATATAGAGCAAATAGCACGGAGTATATCACTAATCCATTTGAGGTTTGGAGGGGAGATATATGCCATTGACGAGATGACATTAAATCGAGTTTTACAGGATATGGGGATTGACTTGCAGGCGTTTATTTCTGCCGTTAATTGGTATGCTACGGGTATGCGTTCTGTATTTTTACAAGATGCAAACTCTCTTGTGCTTCCTACGGAAAAATTGTTATTGGTTTTGAATAAACTTACGCAATGTTTCCCATCTATCCAGCGGATTACAAGTTATGCACGATCACAAACGATATATAAAAAATCACTTGAAGAAATGAAACAGTTGAGAGAGCAGGGATTAAATAGAATTCATATCGGATTAGAATCGGGTTCGGATAAAGTTTTGAAATTTATGAAAAAAGGAGTAACCAAAGAACAACATATAGAAGCAGGACAGAAGGTAATGAATGCAGGTATTGAGTTATCAGAATACTATATGCCGGGATTAGGAGGAAAAGAATTATGGGAGGAGCATGCTATTGAAACTGCTGATGCCCTGAATAAAATCAATCCCACATTCATTCGCTTACGAACTTTAGCCATTCCATCAAATACACCTCTCTATGAGGAATGGAAGTCAGGTAATTTTAAGAAATGCACTGATGAAGAAATTGTTCATGAATTGTTATGTTTTATTGAACATCTTGATGGGATAACTTCTATAATTAAAAGTGACCATATACTCAATTTACTACCTGAACTTGAAGGAAGATTTCCAGAAGACAAGGGGAAAATGATAACTATTCTGAATGAGTTTCTAAATCTACCAAGCCATGAAAAACTAATATTTCAAGTAGGTAGGCGCATGGGGCTTTTTGATAATCTTTCAGAAAGAATGGATATAAAAAAACGGGCTGTTGTGGAACGAGTTATCAAGCAGTATGATATTTCTAATGAAAATATTGAGGATATTATCAATCAGTTTATGAGTCGAATGTTGTAA
- a CDS encoding fructose PTS transporter subunit IIA, with product MPVFGKEIPESQICIIRKKTMKYDVLNTLIDTMKQNPAITNHEAFKKAVFDREEITSTGIGSGIAIPHVRMDEVKEISIAIAIVPEGVDFDSIDNQPVHLVVLFATPKNKDKEYLQLVAKVMQSLRNEDFYQRLIKCQSPHQVALCLNT from the coding sequence ATGCCTGTTTTTGGTAAAGAAATTCCTGAATCACAAATATGTATTATTCGTAAAAAAACAATGAAATACGATGTGCTGAATACACTCATTGACACAATGAAACAAAATCCAGCCATCACCAATCACGAAGCTTTTAAAAAAGCCGTGTTTGACCGAGAGGAAATTACAAGCACAGGAATAGGTAGTGGTATTGCTATTCCCCATGTCCGTATGGATGAGGTAAAAGAAATTTCCATTGCCATAGCGATTGTTCCGGAAGGTGTTGACTTCGATTCAATTGACAATCAACCTGTTCATCTGGTCGTATTATTTGCCACGCCCAAAAATAAAGATAAAGAATATCTCCAATTAGTAGCCAAAGTTATGCAATCTCTTAGAAACGAGGATTTTTATCAACGCCTTATAAAATGTCAGTCTCCTCACCAAGTAGCACTTTGCTTAAATACCTAA
- a CDS encoding LL-diaminopimelate aminotransferase, with amino-acid sequence MFTAQRLEKIPPYLFMTLRNKINEAKARGVKVISLAIGDPVDPTPTPVIDELCRTAYDPENHRYPTDEEWGMQALRKAIANWYHRRYGVTLDYSKEIVALIGSKEGCHHFALAVVDPGDKVLVTDPGYPGYKPSIWFAGGEPVPVPATAKTNFLPALADIPTEIAKQAKAFYLNYPNNPTGAIATKKFLNELVEFCKSWNIAVCYDNPYSEVVFEGERLSFLSAEGAKDIGVELNSLSKPFNMTGWRIGMACGNAEIVKGIATVKANTDSGIFNAIQYAGIKALNECDDFTEKMLQIYRHRREKLLSALKQLNWEIPASKGTFYLWAPVPSGFTSAQFCEFIFEKCAIVLAPGSAYGQYGEGYVRFSLTVKEEQLDEAIERLLQHLKDVSFNNK; translated from the coding sequence ATGTTTACAGCCCAAAGGTTAGAAAAAATACCACCTTATCTTTTTATGACTTTACGAAACAAGATTAATGAGGCAAAAGCCCGTGGAGTAAAGGTCATCAGTTTAGCCATTGGGGACCCTGTTGACCCAACACCAACACCCGTTATTGATGAACTTTGTAGAACCGCCTATGACCCGGAAAATCATCGCTATCCCACAGATGAAGAATGGGGTATGCAGGCACTGCGTAAAGCCATTGCAAACTGGTATCATCGTCGTTACGGGGTTACATTAGATTACAGCAAGGAGATTGTGGCTCTTATTGGTTCAAAAGAAGGTTGTCATCATTTTGCACTGGCAGTAGTTGACCCAGGCGATAAAGTGCTAGTAACAGACCCGGGATATCCCGGTTATAAACCCAGCATTTGGTTCGCTGGTGGAGAACCTGTTCCTGTTCCTGCCACAGCAAAAACAAATTTCCTCCCCGCTTTAGCAGATATTCCTACAGAAATTGCAAAACAAGCAAAGGCTTTTTACTTAAATTATCCCAATAATCCCACAGGTGCCATCGCAACAAAAAAATTTTTGAACGAATTAGTAGAGTTTTGCAAATCATGGAATATTGCGGTTTGTTACGACAATCCTTATAGTGAGGTCGTTTTTGAAGGGGAACGGTTAAGTTTCCTTTCCGCGGAAGGGGCAAAAGATATTGGCGTTGAACTTAATTCGTTATCAAAGCCTTTCAATATGACAGGCTGGAGGATTGGAATGGCATGTGGGAATGCGGAAATTGTAAAAGGAATTGCAACCGTCAAAGCAAATACCGATTCTGGTATCTTCAATGCTATTCAATATGCAGGAATTAAAGCATTAAATGAATGTGATGATTTCACAGAAAAAATGTTACAAATCTATCGCCACCGTAGGGAAAAGTTATTGTCCGCATTAAAACAATTAAACTGGGAAATACCCGCAAGTAAAGGAACATTTTATCTCTGGGCACCTGTCCCCTCGGGCTTTACTTCGGCACAATTTTGTGAATTTATTTTTGAAAAATGTGCCATTGTTCTGGCTCCGGGTAGTGCTTATGGACAATACGGAGAAGGCTATGTCCGTTTTTCTCTTACCGTTAAGGAAGAGCAACTTGACGAAGCTATAGAACGGTTATTGCAACATTTGAAGGATGTTTCGTTTAATAATAAATAA